From one Candidatus Margulisiibacteriota bacterium genomic stretch:
- the recR gene encoding recombination mediator RecR, giving the protein MGPLDELAKYFQKMPSVGARLSARLAFFILSQSPGWVDGFAQALQAVKKNVRYCSECHNITLQDPCEICRDQTRDRALLCVVAEPRDSQAIEKIGYKGLYHILGGLLSPLDNITPEVLRIEELVRKIQNGSFQEVFFALDPTVEGEATIMYISELLKGCAVKLTRLAYGLSTGANIDYTDELTLTRAYEGRVAIVN; this is encoded by the coding sequence ATGGGGCCGCTCGACGAACTGGCCAAATATTTTCAAAAAATGCCGTCGGTTGGCGCGCGCTTAAGCGCGCGGCTGGCTTTTTTTATTTTGAGCCAGTCGCCGGGCTGGGTAGATGGTTTTGCGCAGGCGCTGCAGGCGGTCAAAAAAAATGTCCGGTATTGTTCCGAATGTCACAATATCACGCTGCAGGATCCCTGCGAGATTTGCCGCGATCAGACGCGCGACCGCGCTCTGCTCTGCGTGGTGGCCGAGCCGCGCGACAGCCAGGCCATCGAAAAGATCGGCTACAAGGGGCTGTACCATATTCTCGGCGGACTGCTTTCGCCGCTGGACAACATCACACCGGAAGTTCTGCGCATCGAGGAATTGGTGCGGAAAATCCAGAACGGTTCTTTTCAGGAAGTGTTTTTTGCGCTCGACCCGACTGTGGAAGGCGAAGCGACGATCATGTATATCTCTGAGCTGCTCAAAGGCTGTGCGGTAAAATTAACGCGTCTGGCTTACGGCCTCTCCACCGGCGCCAATATCGATTATACCGACGAGTTGACCCTGACCCGCGCTTACGAAGGCCGCGTGGCAATTGTTAATTAA